The genomic region CAATTATTGTTGCAGCCACCAGCGCTGCCCAACTCAGCCAATGGAGAAACCGCTCTTCCACTTCAGTAACACGTTCGATGCTCACAGGCCTCCCCGGCAGATAACTAGTGATTGACCTGACCGGCGCGCGCCGAACATCGTGCCGCGGTCGGCTATTAGGCGCACGCGGCAACTGGCGGTCAAGCGGGGGGTTAGGGGCGGGTGGCATGGCCACGCAGTGGGGGGTCGCGGGAGCGTCGGGTCGAGGTCCCGCGTGGCCATGTCCTTCCTGCTGACCTCAGGCATGGCCACGCTCGGACGGCCTCGTCCGACTGACGCCAAACGCAGGCGTGGCCATGGCACCCGGCGGTCACGCCAGTTCCGCCTCCGGTAAGACGAAGGTGACGCACATCGAATCCGAGTAATCGATCTGCGTCACCTTTTCCCTCCGCGTCACCTTTTCCGTCTCCGACGATCTCCCGAGCGCGTGGCCATGCCACCCGCCGACTAGACGTCCGTCATCGGAGACGGCGCGTCCGTCATCGGAGACGGCGCGTCCGTCATGGGGGTTATTCGGACGTGGGGTGCGGCGGATCAGGCGTGATGTGCGAATAATGCGGGTGGGACGTGGACGCGGGGCGGCGGGGTGTGCGGGCGAGGAAAAGGGGACATCCAGGGCGAGACGTACTCGAGCGATCCGGGCGACTGGGAATTCGCCGGCGCCGCCACGCGGGCGAACTTCACGTTCACGCTGCCCGAGGGCATCGCGCCCGGCACGACCGTGTGGACGTGCGCCGCATGGGTGAGCCGCCGCCAGCAGGCGGGGATGCTCAGTTTGCCGGCATCCACCCGCGTGCAGTTCGGCGGCGTGCAGAAGGCGGCGTGAGGGCGTGACGATTACCGTGCCACCGTGACGCGTGAGCCAGTTGCCACAGGTCGCGGTACGCCGAGACCTGTGGCCTTCGTCTTTGTCCGGCGAATTAGCCACAGGTCTGCGAGTACGCCGACCTGTGGCACCCGGCTGGAAGCTAGCGGTCGCGCAAGAGCAATGGCAGCACAATCGCACCAAGCCCAAAAAAGACGAGGGCGAAGCAATCGATATCCTCTTGGAACTTCATGGCGTCCCCGGCAAACGTTGCGGAGATGCCCGCGCATGAGAAGAAGACCGCGTAGGGCAAGAAGTTGATCCGACTTCGGGAAGGTCGCGGGTTCGGCGATTCGTAATCGAGCGGGTTACGCTGCATAACAGACATCTCGTGCGCACAGTAAACGCTTTCCACGGCGAGCGGCCGGGTGCCACGGTACGGTACTCCGTGCCGTGCTTGGGGTCGATGGCACGTCGCGCACGGCACGGCGAGTACGCCGTACCGTGGCACCCGGCCGAGACCTGTGGCACCTGGCAGGCGGTCACTGGTCGGCGTTGGCGATGGGGTGGACGTTCTGCACCTCAAACGCCCGGCGCTCCGCGACGGGCGGGCGGTCCACGAAGACGGCTGCGACGAGGGCGCCGATCCCCATGGCGTGGAGGATCGCGAGCCCGTAAGAGACCATCACAACCGTCTGGCCTTGGATGCCGGCAACGGTGCTCAAGTACGCGCTCAGGGCCGGGCCCGCCCATCCGCATACGAGCATCAGCCCCAGCCCAATCGCGGCAAGGGCCGCCGCGCGCGGCGCACGCCGCCGCCACCTCGCTGCGAGAATGATCCCGCCGATGAGGACGACGAGTTGAAGCGCGATCGCCAGGTATGCCAGGATGGCGAACAGGTACGATTGCATGAGGACCCGTCCGATCAGCGAGAGGGTTGACGCATCTGCGCCGCACCGCCGTTGATTATCCCGTGCGCGTTCCATGCGACGGAAGGCACGGGCGGGCAAGCCGCCCGTGGCACCCAGGTTGAACGCGTTCCGGTGCTGGTTAATCCAGCAGGTTCAGCGTGCTGAACTCGCCGCTTTCGAGGAACTCCAAGGACGCCCCGCCGCCGGGAGGCATAAAGGGGTCGGGAGTCATTGTTCCACCGCATTAAAGACTCCCGCCCCCTTTATCTCCCCGTGCCGACTTGTGGCACCCGGCTACTTGACCATAAGTCGGTACCAAGCCACGTACAACCCGCGCGCCACGATCAAGCCGAGACCGATGCAGAACAAGAACGCAGCCCACCAAACCGCAGTAAATGTGGTGACGCGAATCGTCGCGATTTGGCCGCCGTGCTTCAGGTGGCGGGCCACATCGGGGAAAATCATGGTGGCGACCACATCGGCAAAGTCGCGGCCAACGTAGCAGAAGACCACCATAGACAGGATGAGGAACGCAAAGCCGACGACGTCGTCGGAGGACTTGGTTGGTTCGGGAGTACGTTCCATCACATCAACCCTGCAAATCAAGGCGATAGGCGAGGACGCCACGTCGCCCGGCTTCACTAGTCCAGTAAATTCAACGTGCTGAACTCGCCGCTTTCGAGGAACTCCAGGCTCGCCCCGCCGCCGGTCGAGACGTGGCTGACTTTTTCGCTGAGGCCCAGTTGTTCGACGGCGGCGGCGGAATCGCCGCCACCGATGATGGTGATGGCGCCGTTCTTCGTCGCGGCGGCGCAGGCTTGGGCGACGGCCTTGGTGCCGGCGGCGAAGGGCTTTTTCTCGAAGACGCCCATGGGGCCGTTCCAGATGACCGTCTTGGCGCGGGCGATCTCGGCGGCGTACAGGGCGGCGGTCTTGGGGCCGATGTCGAAGCCTTCCATGTCAGAGGGGATGTTGCCCTCGACGATGCGCGTGACGGCGTCGTCGGACATCTTGTCGGAAATGACGGTGTCGACGGGGAGCTTGATCTTGCCGGCGGCCTTGGCGAGCAGTTCCTTGGCGAGGTCGACTTTGTCCTTCTCGACGAGGCTCTTGCCGACTTCCTTGCCCTGGGCCAGGAAGAAGGTGTAGGCCATCGCGCCGCCAATGAGCAGCGTGTCGGCCTTGGACAACAGGTTTTCGATGACGGCGATCTTATCGCTGACCTTGGCGCCGCCCATGATGGCGACGAAGGGCTTTTGCGGGGTGGTGATGGCTTCGCCGAGGAACTTGAGTTCCTTTTGGATGAGGAAGCCGATGACGCGCGGGCGGCCGGTGAGGGCCTGGGGGACGCCGAACGTGCTGGCGTGCTCGCGGTGGGCGGTGCCGAAGGCGTCGTTGACGTAGACGTCGGCCAGCTTGGCCAACTGGGCGGCGAACTCGGGGTCGTTCTTCTCTTCCTGCTTGTAGAAGCGCAAATTCTCGAGCAGCGCGACCTCGCCATCGCCTAGGCCGGCGACGGTCTTCTCGACGTCGGCGCCGATGCAATCATTGGTGAAGTGGACGGGCTTGCCCAGCAGCTTGGCCAATCGCTCGGCGGCGGGCTTCAGGGAGAACTTGGGCTCGGGGCCACCCTTGGGCCGGCCGAGGTGGCTCATCAGAATGAGGCGGCCGCCGCGGTCGAGGACGTTCTTAATGGTCGGCAGCGCCTGGGCGATGCGGCGATCGTCGGTGATCTGGCCGTTCTCCAGCGGGACGTTGAAGTCCACCCGCATCAGCACCCGCTTGCCCTTCACATCCACATCCGCAACAGTTTTCTTTGCCATTTTGATATCTCCGAGAGTGTTTTACCTAAGCGCGGCGATGCTACGGGGCGGGCGGGGCAAGTCAAGTTAAGGCGGGGTGAGGATGGGGTGAAGGGGTGAAAGTGGAAATCGCCTTGTCACCGCTTCACCTTGCCCCTATCTCTCCGCGACGCGCTGAACGACAATGGTCGCAACAGGAGCAGACATGGCGACTCTCGATGAATTGCTGCCGTTGATCGATGCGCTGTCGGCCGATGAGAAGCGGGCGCTGGCGGAACATTTGTCGCGCACGGCCGCGGGAAAGCCGGCGGAGAAGGCGCCGGCGAAGAAACGCGTCATTACGCATCCCAGCGGGCGGGGTGGTGCGCCGATGGCGCGGATCGTGATGCCGAACAAGCGGCCGGGGAAGTAACAGGTTGGGGCGGCTTCATCGGGTTCCCTCTCCCTCCGGGCGAAGGTCAGGGTGAGGGCGGGTGTTGCGGGAGAGCGTCGACTAAGCACGCGTTGTCCCACGTTCGGGTCCTCACCCCGGCCCTCTCCCGGCGGGATAGGGAGAGACTTGCGGACCAAGTAAAAGTTCACCTGCATTCCTTCGTGTCCGCCTTTGCGTTCTTCGCGCCTTTGTGGCTCCCTGTAATTGGGTCGCGGCTCCGCCGCGTGGCAAAGACAGAAGACAGAAGAGACACAGGCAAGAATGCCTGTGCCACAGAAGAGAGGCAGAGAGAATACGGGGGAAACGAAGACGGGGGGAGAGACAGGCAGGAATGCCTGTCCTACAGAAGAGGTGGTTCGACAGGGTCGGACCGCCTTCCCCCTCCGCACTCCGCAATCCCCCCTCCACTTCCACCGTTCCTTCCCCTCCGCCGCCGTCGGGCTTAAACTTCAGGCATGGACCCCCTGCTAGACACGCTGAAGTACGATGCGAACGGCCTGATCCCCGCGATCATCCAGGATCACGCGACCGGCCAGGTGCTGATGTTCGCGTTTATGAACCGCGTTTCGCTCGAGAAGACGATCGAGACCGGCCAGACGCACTTCTTCTCGCGCAGCCGAAACAAGCTGTGGCTGAAGGGCGAAAGCAGCGGCCACACGCAGGACGTGAAGTCGATCGCGACCGATTGCGATAAGGACGTCGTCCTGATTAAGGTCGAACAGCACGGGGCGGCGTGCCACGACGGGTACTACTCCTGCTTCTATCGCCAGCATGAGAAAGAGGGCGATTGGAAGATCATTGGCACGAAGGTGTTCGACCCGGAGAAGGTGTATACGAAGTAAGGGCGCGACCCTCCGGCCCCTCTCCCGGTACTCCGGGAGAGGCTGGGTGAGGGTGATTCGAATGACTAGCGAAACAAGAATGACCAATGACAAAATCCGAATGACCAATGAATGACCAAGCACCAATGTCCAGATGAAAACCGCGTTCATCGGTCATTGGTCATTGGGGCTTGATTGGTCATTCGGGTTTGGTCATTGGTCATTTATCGGCACCCCCTCACCCATGTCTTCCTCCGCCGATTCCAACCACGACCTGCCGCTTGCCGCCGGCCGCGATGGGGCGTCGCTGGTGTTGCCGTGGCTGACGGCGGCGTGGTTGGTGTCAATCGTGTTCGGCGCGGTGCTGCTGCCGCTCGTCGGTTCGCCGGCGGGCAACGAGATGACGCTCGACCGGGCGTTGTTCGTCGCCACCAACGCCGCCACGCTGACCGGGTTCGGTGGCGCGGGGATGGATACGCTGAACGTCATCGGCCGCAACGTGCTGCTGATGCTGACGGCCGGGGGCACGATCTACACGCTGACCGTCGGTGGCACGCTGCTGTCTCGCATCCTGCGCCTGCCGTACACCGCGTGGGACCTCTTCTGGGTCGCCGCGATGGCGGTTGGGGCGATCTTCCTGCTGGTGACGATCGCCACCCCCAGCCGATCGGTCGAGCTGATGCAACAGCTGTCGCTCGGCGGTTTAGGTAACTCTGGATTGATCGTCGGTGGGCGGCCACCCGCGGTCGACCGGCCGATCGTTCACCTTATCGTATTGCCGCTGGCGGTACTTGGCGGCCTTGGTTTGCCGGTGCTGCTGAACTTATGGCACGCACTGCGCCGCCGCGAGGCGGTTCACCCGTACGTAAGTCTCGTGTTGCGCCTGACGGCCGGCGCGTACCTGCTGGGCTTTGCGATCATCTTCGCCTGCCACCTGCTCGACGGGCGGATGGGCACGTCGATGGTCGTGTCGTCGTCGGTGGCGTCGCTGGACGCGCGATCGCTGGGGATGGGGTTCGAGTCGATCTCGAATTGGCCGCGGACGGTGCCATGGGTGCTCATGCCACTGATGATCCTCGGCGCAGCGCCCGGCGGCACCGCCGGTGGCATCACGCTGCTGGCGCCGGTGCTGCTGTGGATTGGCCTGCGTCGCACGTTCTCCGGCGAGTCAGCCGGGCGAGCATTCGGCATCGCCTGCGTGTGGCTGGTGATCTATACCGTCGCCCTCAGTCTGACGACGCTCGGCCTGGTCGCGACCACGCCGCAGGTCGGGGGCGATCGATTGCTGTTCATGGCCGTCAGCGCCGTGGGCACGGTTGGGCTGTCACACGAACCGGTTTCGATCGTCGGCCCGCCGCTGCACGTGCTGACCCTGGCGATGCTGTTCGGACGATTGGCGCCGTTAGCGGTGATGGCTTGGCTGGATGATCGCGATTGATGTGCGGCTTGGGGTCGCGGCGTACGCCCTCCACCCGTGGCATGGGCGTCTCGCCCATGCATGTGGCTGGAACGAGTGTCGCTATTGATAGCAAATAGCGCCAACGAAGCGGCAACTAACTAAACAAGTCTTTCGGCCTCAACGCGGTCATGGGCGAGACGCCCATGCTACGTTCGGATGCGGATCAACCGATCTACTCGCGGGGCGACAGGTCGTACACGAAGTACGCATCGCCCGGGGCCGTGAAGACCGGCTTCCCACCCAACGCTTCATCGAACGATCGCGTCGTCACGATATACCGCGCGCCCCATTTCTCCGCGGTCGCCCGCAGATATTCCGGCGGCAGGTCGTTGTAGATCCGCCGGATCTCACGCAGCGTCGCGGGCATGGGCGTGGACAGCGTGCGCAAATCGTCCAGATCCAGCACGCTTTCCAGCCGATCGCGCCATTGCGGCAGTTCGGTCGACAGTTGCGGCACGCCCTTGAAGTTCACCACGATCGCCCGCCGGGCAGCCAGGCGGAACGTCTCCTCGTCCGGCGGCACCAGGAAGACCGCATCGGGTGGCGTGCGCTTACGCGCCCAAGCCGTCACGGCGTTCATGCCCGCGTCGGGCCGGGGAATCAGCAGGCCATAATTCTCCGGCGACCAGCCGAACAGCGTCAGCGATCCCAGCGCCAGCAACGCCGCCCCGTACACTTGCTGCCGGCGATAGATGTAGCGGTCGACCAAGATGGTGAGGAACGGGATAAGCGACAGCCCACACGCGATCACCATCGGCCGGGCGTTCAGCGTCTGGAAGAACGGATCGTCGATCAGGAACCGCTGGCCGTCGGTGAACCGCAGCGTCGCGTAGATCAGTCCCGCCGGCAGCGCCAGCGCGACGAGCGGCCGCGACAGTGCCCACAGCGGGCGCACGTGGCTGATCCAGATCGCCACCGCGATGCACAAAAACAGCTGCGGGTAGATGCTGAAGCGGAAGAGGCTCATCTGCACTAGCCGCTCGTCGATGAACGTCCAACCGGCGAAGTAGAACGCCGCGCCCAAGATCGCCAGGAACAAAATCGTCAACCGCGTGCCGCGCAGCCAGGTAATCGGCACCACCCCGACCGCCCGCCCCACCTGTGTCGCGCGCCACGCCGCCCACATCGCCGGCAGGATCGGCCAGGCGCAGGCGATCCACATCGCCTTTGGCCAGCTTAGCGGGTCGTAGTGATGCGGGTGGCGCAGGTGGACGTACAGGTCCAGGAACTCCTGCAGCGGCAGCTTCGCGCCCGTCTGCGGCATCGCCCGCAGAGCCAGCAGGATGCTGACGCCCGCCGGGACCAGCGCGACGAGGGTGGAGAAGATCTTCGTCCAGTTCAACGATTGGAAGACGACCGGATCGTGTACCGGTTCCAGCCGGCCGCGGAGGGTGTCCCAGGCGTCCCAGAACAGAATGGCGAGCCAGATCACCGGCGCGACCACCGCATAGTTCAGGTGAAACGCCGCCGCGATGCCAAACCCCACCGCTGCGGCCATAGGCCGGTTCAGCAGCCACAGCAGGATGCCCCACAGCAGCGCGACGCTGGAGATGTTGCTCGGCAGAAACGCGCTGTCCTGCAAAAACCCGTACGCCCCCAACGCCGCCCCACCGCCCGAAGCGTAAACGAACAGCACCGACAGCATGTACGCGAATCGCCCACCCCCTGCCCGGCGGGTCAGCAGGAACCACGCCGTGTGCAATAGCACGACCAGCCCGAGGTAGCCGAGGAGGAACGCCGTCTGAATGTTCGACCACAGCAGGCGCGTCAGCAGGCCGAACAGCGCATGGTATTGAAACGTCTCGGTGGTGAACCAGTCGTTGGCCAGCGTCGACCGGTTCATCTTGTGCAGGCCGTCGAGCAGGTAGACCGTGTGATTGCTCAGCCCGAACTGGTAGTACCCCAGCACCAGCGTCACCACGACACCGTACGCGATAGCGAACCCATCGGCCCAGCTGAACCCCCGCCGCTCGCGCAACGGGTCGTCGACCAAGGAAATCTGCGGATTGAGATAATGTGATTCCAAGCGGGGCGAACAATAAAGGCTCGCCCCGCACGCCGCAACGTTCGCGATGAGTGGGAACAGGCTTGGTAACGGAACTCAACGGAGGATGAACCGCTGCCGACCACGGTCCACCGACAAATAACATTTCAAAGTCCGATAAATACCTTTGCAATCGCACGGCCGATTCGCTTTGCTAGGGGTTAACCCACTTCGGCAGGGAAGGTGAGCATGTCACACGCGGATACACCCACAACGCAAGTGAAGTCGTCGACGCAGGCGAAGCAGACGCCCAAGTCGTTGCCGCCGTACAAGGTGGTGTTGTTGGACGACAACGACCACACCGTGGAGTACGTGATGGTGATGCTGAAGCAGCTGTTCGGCATTCCGCAGGAGGCCGGTTACCTGCTGGCGATGGAGGTCGACGCCAACGGCTGGGCGGTGGTGGTGACGACGCACAAGGAGCGCGCCGAGCTGAAGCGCGAGCAGATCCACGCCTACGGCCCCGACCACGCCGTCGCGACGTGCAAGGGCAGCATGAGCGCCTACATCGAACCGGCCGACGCGGGCGCGTGAGGGAAAGCGTGAGGACGTCGCGTCTCTTGCGGCCGCCTTGACCGTGGCATGGGCGTCTCGCCCATGCTCGAAAAAAGGTGAGAAAGTTCATTTGTGGCCTACGACTCCGTCGGCAACGTCTGCCACAAATAGTGACACCCGTGCTGGCCACACGCATGGGCTCTGGCGCCCATGCCACGGGCATGCCTCGGCGTCCGGATCGGCCAACCTTGCGGTTTATGACGACGGCGTGACGCGCGCATTTCACCACTCAACCCGCCGCCGATCGGCAATACCCATCGCATCACGGCGGTGTCGCGGGTAGATTCCCACCACGTATGAACATCACGAAAGCCGTCATCCCCGCTGCCGGGTTCGGAACCCGCATGTTGCCCGCCGCCAAGGCGGTGCCGAAAGAGCTGTTGCCGATCCTCGATCGCCCGACCATCCAGTTCGTCGTCGAAGAGGCGGCCGCCGGTGGCATCGACGACGTGCTGCTCATCACCTCGCGCGACAAGCGCGCCGTCGAAGATCACTTCGACCGCAACAAGGAACTCGAGGACCGCTTGAAGGCCGGCGGCAAGGAAGCGCTGCTCGCATCGCTGGCGAAACTGGCCAGCGTGAAGGTGCACTCGGTGCGCCAGCCCGACCAGCGCGGCTTGGGCGACGCCGTCTACCAGGCCAAGCGCCACGTCGGCAACGAGCCGTTCCTCTGCCTGCTGGGCGACACGATCTTCAGCGGCGACGTCGGCCCGGCATCGCAGTTGGTCGAGGCGTACAAGGAGTTCGGCACGAGCGTGATCGGCGTCGAAGAGGTGCCGCCGGAGAAGGTGGACCGCTACGGCATCGTGGGCGGCGAGATGGTGCGCGACGGCGTGCTGCGGTTGAACGCGCTCGTGGAGAAGCCGTCGAAGGAGAACGCGCCGAGCCGTTACGCGATCGCGGCGCGCTACGTGCTGTCGCCGCGCATCTTCGACGCGCTGGAACGCACTCCTGCGGGCAAGGGTGGCGAAATTCAACTGACCGACGCGATGAAGTTGCTGCTCGCCGACGAGCCGATTCACGCGGTGGTGCTGAAGGGCAAGCGCCACGACATCGGCAACCCGGTCGACTGGCTGAAGACCAACCTGCTCTACGCGTGGCGCGACGCGAAGCTGCGCGAGCAGATCGAACCGATGCTGCGCGAACTCCTGCGATAGCGCGGCGTACTGAATAAGAGATTGCGCCGAACGCAAAAGAAAGTGTTGACCGATTGAGAAACCATTCTATGCTGTAATGCATAGTTGTTTCGAACGGATCGAGAGCGGTGGCTCCCCTCGATCCGTTTTTTTATGCGCCGCGCGAACGACGTGCGCGCCCGCCGACACGATGCACGTCACGTCTTGCTGCTTCGCACGTCTCGTTGTGAAGCCCACGTGACGAAAAGATAATCGTCTTCTCGCAACCGTCATTCACCCCATCGTCATCCTGAGGTACTCCGGAGGATCTCCCCCCGTATTCACTTTGAACAGGAAGAGATCCTTCGGAGTACCTCAGAGGGTATTTATTCAGTTTGGTCCCCTCTCCTGGTACTCCGGGAGAGGGTTAGGGTGAGGGTGATTTCGATCGACGGAACTCGTCAGCAGTTC from Tepidisphaeraceae bacterium harbors:
- a CDS encoding phosphoglycerate kinase; protein product: MAKKTVADVDVKGKRVLMRVDFNVPLENGQITDDRRIAQALPTIKNVLDRGGRLILMSHLGRPKGGPEPKFSLKPAAERLAKLLGKPVHFTNDCIGADVEKTVAGLGDGEVALLENLRFYKQEEKNDPEFAAQLAKLADVYVNDAFGTAHREHASTFGVPQALTGRPRVIGFLIQKELKFLGEAITTPQKPFVAIMGGAKVSDKIAVIENLLSKADTLLIGGAMAYTFFLAQGKEVGKSLVEKDKVDLAKELLAKAAGKIKLPVDTVISDKMSDDAVTRIVEGNIPSDMEGFDIGPKTAALYAAEIARAKTVIWNGPMGVFEKKPFAAGTKAVAQACAAATKNGAITIIGGGDSAAAVEQLGLSEKVSHVSTGGGASLEFLESGEFSTLNLLD
- a CDS encoding DUF6798 domain-containing protein — protein: MESHYLNPQISLVDDPLRERRGFSWADGFAIAYGVVVTLVLGYYQFGLSNHTVYLLDGLHKMNRSTLANDWFTTETFQYHALFGLLTRLLWSNIQTAFLLGYLGLVVLLHTAWFLLTRRAGGGRFAYMLSVLFVYASGGGAALGAYGFLQDSAFLPSNISSVALLWGILLWLLNRPMAAAVGFGIAAAFHLNYAVVAPVIWLAILFWDAWDTLRGRLEPVHDPVVFQSLNWTKIFSTLVALVPAGVSILLALRAMPQTGAKLPLQEFLDLYVHLRHPHHYDPLSWPKAMWIACAWPILPAMWAAWRATQVGRAVGVVPITWLRGTRLTILFLAILGAAFYFAGWTFIDERLVQMSLFRFSIYPQLFLCIAVAIWISHVRPLWALSRPLVALALPAGLIYATLRFTDGQRFLIDDPFFQTLNARPMVIACGLSLIPFLTILVDRYIYRRQQVYGAALLALGSLTLFGWSPENYGLLIPRPDAGMNAVTAWARKRTPPDAVFLVPPDEETFRLAARRAIVVNFKGVPQLSTELPQWRDRLESVLDLDDLRTLSTPMPATLREIRRIYNDLPPEYLRATAEKWGARYIVTTRSFDEALGGKPVFTAPGDAYFVYDLSPRE
- the galU gene encoding UTP--glucose-1-phosphate uridylyltransferase GalU, with protein sequence MNITKAVIPAAGFGTRMLPAAKAVPKELLPILDRPTIQFVVEEAAAGGIDDVLLITSRDKRAVEDHFDRNKELEDRLKAGGKEALLASLAKLASVKVHSVRQPDQRGLGDAVYQAKRHVGNEPFLCLLGDTIFSGDVGPASQLVEAYKEFGTSVIGVEEVPPEKVDRYGIVGGEMVRDGVLRLNALVEKPSKENAPSRYAIAARYVLSPRIFDALERTPAGKGGEIQLTDAMKLLLADEPIHAVVLKGKRHDIGNPVDWLKTNLLYAWRDAKLREQIEPMLRELLR
- a CDS encoding ATP-dependent Clp protease adaptor ClpS — its product is MSHADTPTTQVKSSTQAKQTPKSLPPYKVVLLDDNDHTVEYVMVMLKQLFGIPQEAGYLLAMEVDANGWAVVVTTHKERAELKREQIHAYGPDHAVATCKGSMSAYIEPADAGA
- the hisI gene encoding phosphoribosyl-AMP cyclohydrolase, yielding MDPLLDTLKYDANGLIPAIIQDHATGQVLMFAFMNRVSLEKTIETGQTHFFSRSRNKLWLKGESSGHTQDVKSIATDCDKDVVLIKVEQHGAACHDGYYSCFYRQHEKEGDWKIIGTKVFDPEKVYTK